The stretch of DNA AAGTCTTACATATACAACATATCCAACCTCCAGGAGCAACACAACTCCATTCGAGGAGTTTAACCGATCATGATCCTGAGCCTGAACATCATATGCTACAACCATGTGCTCTCCATTCTTATAAATGGATACAGTTGCTTTGGTTCCACCATGACCTTATATAGAGATTCTGAACATGTACGCTCCTTTCAGTGGGGCTGTGAAAATACCtgagtcaaataacaagagataCAGAATCAGCTGTTTTCATGTATGATTGCTCAATTACCAAACACACTGTGTAATAGTTTTGAAAGATGGCAGATCATTTAATTCTCTTATACACATTACACAACTGCAGAGAGGTCTGAATGGAGCAGAAGGGTTTATGACTCCATTTCATTGATAATTACCTGTAACTGGGTTGTAGGCGTTCCCTATGTTTGTGAAGACTTTCTTGTAGGTTAGTGTGATGTCAGTGGTAGAAGGTCCAATATATTCTTCGCCAGATACCACCAATCCAGCTGAAAAAGCTATTTCTCTGTCTGTTAATGAAAAACATAagcaatattgtgatatattactCTGTTACACTGAATTTAACATCATTCAAGCACAGTTTTACCTCTATTTTCCTTTTTCAACTCCTCCACTTGACTCTGAGTAAGATTTGaaatttctgtgaaggaataaAGATTCTGTTAAATGACATTTGCACTAACATTTACACTACTAATTGTAATAGACTAAACAGTTTAcacaataaacacaactttacaTTGTATAGTGTAAATGTTAGTGTATTGCAATAATGTTTTACTTTGAGGATCATTAATAAAATAGTGAATGTTTTGGTTAAGTACCTTCATTTTTCTTGTTCATCTCATCCCTCAGTTGTGTCtctaaagatctgatgttttctttctgctctgtatcAGCGgtggtcagttctctgatgtttcctttctgctctgtgatggtggcggtcagttctctgatgtttcctttctgctctgtgacggtggcggtcagttctctgatgtttgctttctgctctgtaacggtggcggtcagttctctgatgttttctttctgctctgtaacggtggcggtcagttctctgatgtttgcttTCTGCTCTGTATTCGCGGtggtcagttctctaatgttttctttctgctctgtaacggtggcggtcagttctctgatgtttgctttctgctctgtaacggtggcggtcagttctctcaGTGCTGTATGGATGTCAGGGAAGCACAGATAGCAGTATTGTTGGCTGTCAGTTGAAGCTTCAGCTCTCAAAGTGTCTGTTTGAGGTGGATTCTGTCTTCTGTCCTCAGAGCTGATCTGTTGACTGATCTCATTCTCATTGAGTCCTCCATCTACCTGCTGCTGAACGACAAACACAAAGGTTTCGAGCAGCAGCAGTATACATACTAAAGCCTTCATTCTTCACTGATGTTTGTGTCCAGCTCTTGCTCTGTCATCCCCACAGCCTCTCATGTTCCTTTAAGAGTGTCCTGATTTACTGTCTTTTGCACATGATTTTTATTGCGCCAgataataaaag from Chanodichthys erythropterus isolate Z2021 chromosome 8, ASM2448905v1, whole genome shotgun sequence encodes:
- the LOC137025337 gene encoding uncharacterized protein PF3D7_1120000-like; its protein translation is MKALVCILLLLETFVFVVQQQVDGGLNENEISQQISSEDRRQNPPQTDTLRAEASTDSQQYCYLCFPDIHTALRELTATVTEQKANIRELTATVTEQKENIRELTTANTEQKANIRELTATVTEQKENIRELTATVTEQKANIRELTATVTEQKGNIRELTATITEQKGNIRELTTADTEQKENIRSLETQLRDEMNKKNEEISNLTQSQVEELKKENRGKTVLE